In Oryza sativa Japonica Group chromosome 1, ASM3414082v1, the genomic stretch CCGCCGAgaacggccatggcggcggcggtccagTCACCGTGTCGTTCAACACCAATGCCATCGTCctgctcgccctcctcgtctGCGGCCTCGGCGCGGTCGCGCTCCACGTCGTCCTCCAGTGCGCGCTCCGCGTCACGCCGTAGGCTGGGATCCCTGTCGttggctcgccggcgccgttacCGGGAGCGGGAGGCGTCGAGATGAGATCGATTGGAAGGGGAAGAGGCATGAGGTCGATCGACCCTTCAGGAGAGGACGAGAAGCTAACCTTTTTGCATTTTACTCCTTCGCTAGATCATATTTTACATTTTAGCCCTTCGCGGGAAGAGCGTATGCACGAACCACGCAGCGCCACGTGGCCTCGCTAATCGCACGCTAATCTGCATAGATTTCGATATATAGAGATAGAGATGGCTTGTCCGCTATTGATTAGCAAATATCATATGTATTTCCCATAGAATTGCACTTAATACTATTATATTATCACTTTCAGTACTAGGATTATTTTATATAACACACATGAAATACATTTCCTTGTCTTACTAAACTAACAGAGAAGAGGACATtgtagttctaaaaaaaaaaagaggacatTGTACCTGAAAATGGGCCTCCATACACTGTACATGAAAATGGGCCACCAAAATTCTGCTCGGCTTGCTACCTCACTATCTTCTGGAATGACCTGTAGCACTCAAAAGAAAACGGATAAAAAGGATATACATTAGCAACACAGCATTCAGCAATGCGGATTCTTGATATTTCAGTTTGATTCAAACAGCAAGCAAACACACTACAGCTAAAACAGATATGACAAACAAAAGAAACATTACAGATTAGCAGAACTACATGCTTTTCAGCATCTTAAGCCTCCAAGCAGAAAAGGGTACTACAATGGTGTGGATATAAGATATTGTGAGCAAATTCAGAAGTCAGGAATTATATTATGGAACCAATACAAGATTACCAACCCTGATCAACAGAAGTTAACAGACCAACCCACTACATCCAAATCATACTAACAGCAAAACAACTTTATACAAGAAAAACCTTCAGATCATTTTTCTCCAGATAATGTGAGAAattatagtagtagtagtatagcaTCCCAACAGGCTACCGGGTGTCAATACTGTCTGACTAAAATGCAGGCAACATTTACGCACCAAAACTGAAAACCATTTTCTCCAAAGGATGGAGGATGTATTATCAAAGGTATATGCATACAACATTTTTCATTATCGATATCAAAGAACATAATATGGTGATACAACTCAGAAGCTGCTACAAAAGTACATGCTCAGGACCTTATGCAACATTCTATGGTATTGGGGAAGTAATATATAATCTATAAGATTTGACCCAGCAGGCCTTTTCCATGCTTTCTCAAACTGCATGAATTGGGCTGTTGTTTCTCTTATTTAGGTCAGGTCCAGCCATTGGTGGGTTCACATGAAAAGCTGATTGTCTTGTATTTGTCGGTCCAGTAAGCTGAAGGGAAAGAGCAGAGGGTTCTATGGAGTTAGAGCTGCCGTCACCTATGGTAAGCTTGGACATGCCAACAACCTCATCAGCCTTATTGATCACCTCCTTTCCATTCACTGGAGTGGGCTTTAGGATTTCATGATTTGTGCCTGATTCACCCACATTAGCAACATTTGGAGGCCAAAGAGTTAGTGGAACAGGTATTAATGCCGGGTAGAATGTTGGCATTGTCAGAACAAATTTAGTCTTGAAAGGTGCAGCATGGTTCATCTCCAAGTCTAGTGCTGCTAGTGAAGGTTCTGTGAACTCAGATTCCTCATGCTTCCTTAGCTGCAAATCCGACAGGTGTCTAGCAAACTCAGGTTCCTTCTGTTTCACAAGATGTGATATTGGCAATTGATTTGAGCTTGTGGCTTCGTCTTGAGTACTATGGAGCATAAGCTGTTCTACGACCACTGGGGATTCGTCCATGGGCTGCAGGTTGAAGATGAAATTCGAACATAAGATGGTCGTGATATAGAAATATCAGGacacaatttaacatatatggaGATAATAGACACCTCCTGTCTCAAGCGAAAATTGCAAGCAAAAATTGCATACCATTTCTGGGACCATGTCAAACAAGCTTGACCTCCTCTTCCTTCTTGATGAGTTTGTCTGTCTAATGAAGTACTTTTGAGCATGGCTAGCCACCTGAGTTGGTGTCCTGGAAACAACAAAATTACGAGAGATCCCACGCCAGTCTCCTTTACCAAGCTTCTGCAGACCCATTAGAAACATTCTATGCTCTTCTTCAGTC encodes the following:
- the LOC4326766 gene encoding transcription factor MYBS3-like encodes the protein MTRRCSHCSNNGHNARTCPARGGGGGGGGVRLFGVRLTSPPEVAMKKSASMSCIASSLGSGGGSGGSSPAGTGRGGGGGGEGAAGYASDDPTHASCSTNGRGERKKGTPWTEEEHRMFLMGLQKLGKGDWRGISRNFVVSRTPTQVASHAQKYFIRQTNSSRRKRRSSLFDMVPEMPMDESPVVVEQLMLHSTQDEATSSNQLPISHLVKQKEPEFARHLSDLQLRKHEESEFTEPSLAALDLEMNHAAPFKTKFVLTMPTFYPALIPVPLTLWPPNVANVGESGTNHEILKPTPVNGKEVINKADEVVGMSKLTIGDGSSNSIEPSALSLQLTGPTNTRQSAFHVNPPMAGPDLNKRNNSPIHAV